A genomic window from Lycium barbarum isolate Lr01 chromosome 4, ASM1917538v2, whole genome shotgun sequence includes:
- the LOC132635009 gene encoding subtilisin-like protease, protein MVQEQTTIYRDFLQSRGIHQIHFPNTSFSFFYRCPFAAMGFLKILLIFIFCSFPWPSIQSDIETYIVHVESPQSQISTQSSSMDLESYYLSFLPKTTTISSSGNEEPASMIYSYHNVMKGFAARLTSSQVKEMEKKPGFVSAQPQRILSLHTTHTPSFLGLQQNMGLWMDSNYGKGVIIGVIDSGIFPDHPSFSDVGMPPPPAKWKGVCESSFTNKCNKKLIGARSYQLGNGSPIDDNGHGTHTASTAAGAFVKGANVFGNANGTAVGVAPLAHIAIYKSCNSNGSCSSSEILAAMDAAIDDGVDILSISLGGVAKPFYDDEIALGAYSATKKGILVSCATGNGGPFFGSVSNAAPWILTVGASTLDRKLKATVKLGNREEFEGETAYHPKISNATFFTLFDAGKNASDEFETPYCKQGSLTDPTIRGKIVICLSGGRVPRVDKGKAVKDVGGVGMIIINHPLYGVTKSADAHVLPAIDVSAADGKKILTYMNSTSNPVATITFQGTIIGDKNAPVVASFSSRGPSKASPGILKPDIIGPGVNILAAWPTSVDDNKNTKSTFNIISGTSMSCPHLSGVAALLKSAHPDWSPAAIKSAMMTTADTLNHANNPILDEKILPADIFAIGAGHVNPSRANDPGLIYDTPFEDYVPYFCGLNYTNRQLGNLLQRKVNCSEVKSIPEAQLNYPSFSIFRLGSTPETYSRTVTNVGDATSSYKVEIVLPKEVVVKVDPSELNFSELKQKLTYQVTFSKATNSSNIAVEGFLKWTSNRHSVRSPIAVVFAE, encoded by the coding sequence ATGGTTCAAGAACAAACCACTATATATAGAGACTTTCTCCAAAGCAGAGGAATTCATCAAATTCACTTTCCAAATACATCATTCAGTTTCTTCTATAGGTGCCCATTTGCAGCAATGGGGTTCTTGAAAATCCTTCTTATTTTCATCTTTTGTTCTTTTCCATGGCCTAGTATTCAGAGTGATATTGAGACTTATATAGTCCATGTTGAATCCCCACAAAGCCAAATTTCTACTCAATCATCATCTATGGATTTAGAGAGCTATTATCTTTCTTTTTTGCCTAAAACTACAACAATTAGCTCAAGTGGAAATGAAGAGCCTGCTAGCATGATCTATTCCTATCACAATGTGATGAAAGGCTTTGCAGCAAGACTAACTTCATCACAAGTGAAGGAAATGGAGAAGAAACCGGGCTTTGTTTCTGCACAGCCTCAGAGGATATTGTCCTTGCACACTACTCATACACCAAGCTTTCTTGGTTTGCAACAGAACATGGGCTTGTGGATGGATTCCAATTATGGAAAAGGCGTGATCATCGGAGTTATAGACAGTGGAATTTTTCCTGACCATCCTTCGTTTAGCGACGTTGGGATGCCCCCTCCGCCTGCTAAGTGGAAGGGAGTGTGTGAGTCCAGTTTCACGAACAAGTGCAACAAGAAGCTCATTGGAGCAAGGTCTTACCAACTTGGCAATGGTTCCCCGATAGACGATAATGGACATGGTACTCACACAGCGAGCACAGCTGCAGGAGCCTTTGTGAAAGGTGCTAATGTATTTGGGAATGCTAATGGCACTGCAGTTGGTGTTGCCCCTCTTGCCCACATAGCCATATATAAGTCATGCAATTCTAACGGTAGTTGTTCTAGCAGTGAGATTTTAGCTGCCATGGATGCAGCTATAGATGATGGTGTAGATATTCTTTCAATATCCCTTGGTGGAGTTGCGAAACCTTTCTATGATGACGAAATTGCTCTTGGGGCGTACAGTGCAACAAAAAAAGGTATTCTAGTAAGTTGCGCTACAGGCAATGGAGGTCCTTTCTTTGGCTCAGTAAGTAATGCAGCCCCGTGGATTCTCACAGTAGGCGCCAGCACGCTTGATAGAAAGCTAAAAGCTACGGTCAAGCTTGGAAATAGAGAGGAATTTGAAGGAGAAACTGCTTATCATCCAAAGATCTCCAACGCAACATTCTTCACTCTATTTGATGCTGGAAAAAATGCAAGTGATGAATTTGAAACCCCTTATTGTAAGCAAGGGTCACTAACTGACCCTACTATAAGAGGAAAGATAGTCATATGTTTGAGCGGCGGTAGGGTTCCAAGGGTTGATAAAGGTAAAGCCGTGAAGGATGTTGGAGGTGTTGGCATGATTATCATCAACCATCCACTCTACGGTGTCACTAAATCAGCCGATGCTCATGTTCTTCCAGCAATTGATGTTTCAGCTGCAGatggaaaaaaaattcttacctaTATGAACTCAACATCAAACCCTGTTGCTACAATCACGTTCCAAGGAACGATAATTGGAGATAAAAATGCTCCCGtggttgcttcattttcttctcGCGGACCAAGTAAAGCTAGTCCTGGCATCTTGAAACCTGACATAATCGGTCCTGGTGTTAATATCCTTGCTGCTTGGCCTACCTCCGTGGATGACAACAAAAATACAAAATCCACATTCAATATAATATCAGGCACCTCAATGTCTTGCCCCCACCTTAGTGGCGTAGCAGCTCTGCTGAAGAGCGCACATCCTGACTGGTCTCCTGCTGCTATTAAGTCTGCAATGATGACAACTGCGGATACACTAAACCATGCCAATAATCCAATATTAGATGAAAAGATCCTTCCTGCTGATATCTTTGCAATTGGTGCTGGACATGTTAATCCATCGAGAGCAAATGATCCAGGACTAATTTATGATACTCCATTTGAGGATTATGTACCTTATTTCTGTGGTTTGAACTACACAAATCGACAGTTAGGTAACTTGTTGCAACGCAAGGTGAATTGCTCGGAGGTGAAAAGTATCCCTGAAGCACAATTAAACTATCCTTCTTTTTCCATATTCAGACTTGGATCAACTCCTGAGACATATAGCAGAACTGTGACCAACGTTGGTGACGCTACATCATCTTACAAGGTGGAGATTGTTTTACCAAAAGAAGTTGTCGTGAAAGTTGATCCCTCTGAGCTAAATTTCTCTGAGTTGAAGCAGAAGTTAACATACCAAGTGACATTTTCCAAGGCAACCAATAGCTCAAACATTGCAGTTGAGGGATTCTTGAAGTGGACTTCTAATAGGCACTCTGTGAGAAGTCCAATTGCAGTTGTGTTTGCCGAGTGA